Proteins co-encoded in one Acidimicrobiia bacterium genomic window:
- a CDS encoding type II toxin-antitoxin system Phd/YefM family antitoxin — protein sequence MTTESLRNVKDHLSEFVDRVEKHHERVVVTRNGRPAAVLISPDDLESLEETLAWLSDPELRRRFEEGTADLAGGRIVTGEDLARRYPRR from the coding sequence ATGACCACCGAGTCGCTCCGCAACGTGAAGGACCATCTGTCCGAGTTCGTCGACCGGGTCGAGAAGCATCACGAGCGTGTCGTTGTCACGAGGAACGGCCGGCCGGCGGCGGTGCTGATCTCGCCCGACGACCTCGAATCCCTCGAGGAGACCCTCGCGTGGCTGTCGGACCCCGAGCTGCGACGAAGGTTCGAGGAGGGAACGGCGGATCTTGCCGGCGGCCGTATCGTGACGGGTGAGGATCTCGCCCGGCGTTACCCGCGGCGTTGA
- a CDS encoding type II toxin-antitoxin system RelE/ParE family toxin, translating to MTRSTLEVAASAERSLARLPDKVAAAVVEFMLGPLLDAPRRVGAPLRDELAGAYSARVGAYRILYEVIDGRQVVRVIALGHRADVYRPR from the coding sequence TTGACGCGCTCCACGCTCGAGGTTGCCGCATCGGCGGAGCGATCATTGGCTCGACTTCCCGACAAGGTGGCGGCTGCCGTCGTCGAGTTCATGCTGGGTCCGTTGCTCGACGCTCCCAGACGGGTGGGCGCGCCGCTCCGGGACGAGCTCGCCGGGGCCTATTCCGCGCGCGTCGGCGCATACCGCATCCTCTACGAAGTGATCGACGGTCGGCAGGTTGTGCGCGTCATCGCGCTCGGTCACCGGGCCGACGTCTACCGCCCGCGCTGA